The Streptomyces cynarae genome contains a region encoding:
- a CDS encoding Fur family transcriptional regulator: MTASRTPTTAEELRGAGLRVTAARVALLETVREGDHLGVEAIAAGVRDRVGHISLQAVYEALHALTAAGLIRRIEPAGSPARFEGRVGDNHHHVVCRSCGAVADVDCAVGEAPCLTASDDHGFSIDEAEVVYWGLCSACSTARSS; this comes from the coding sequence ATGACCGCATCCCGGACTCCGACCACCGCCGAGGAGCTGCGCGGTGCCGGCCTGCGGGTGACGGCGGCCCGCGTCGCGCTGCTGGAGACCGTCCGGGAAGGCGATCACCTCGGCGTCGAGGCGATCGCCGCCGGAGTGCGCGACCGCGTCGGACACATCTCGCTTCAAGCCGTGTACGAGGCCCTCCACGCGCTCACCGCGGCGGGGCTCATACGCCGTATCGAACCGGCCGGCAGCCCCGCCCGGTTCGAGGGACGCGTCGGCGACAACCACCACCACGTCGTGTGCCGGTCGTGCGGCGCCGTCGCCGACGTCGACTGTGCGGTCGGCGAGGCGCCCTGCCTGACCGCGTCCGACGACCACGGCTTCTCGATCGACGAGGCCGAGGTCGTCTACTGGGGCCTGTGCTCCGCATGTTCCACCGCCCGCAGTTCCTGA
- the katG gene encoding catalase/peroxidase HPI — protein sequence MTENHDAVVTDPKTEGGGGGCPVAHGRALHPTQGGGNRQWWPERLNVKILAKNPAVANPLGEEFDYAEAFKSLDLQAVKRDIAEVLTTSQDWWPADFGNYGPLMIRMAWHSAGTYRISDGRGGAGAGQQRFAPLNSWPDNGNLDKARRLLWPVKKKYGQSISWADLMILTGNVALEQMGFQPFGFGGGREDVWEPEEDVYWGPETTWLDDQRYTGDRELENPLGAVQMGLIYVNPEGPNGNPDPIAAARDIRETFRRMAMNDEETVALIAGGHTFGKTHGAGPADHVGADPEAASMEEQGLGWRSTYGTGKGGDAITSGLEVTWTATPTQWSNGFFKNLFEYEYELERSPAGAHQWVAKDAAEIIPDAHDPSKRHRPRMLTTDLSLRFDPIYGPISRRFYENPEEFADAFARAWYKLTHRDMGPKSLYLGPEVPEETLLWQDPLPQREGELIDDADIATLKTKLLDSGLTVSQLVTTAWASASTFRGSDKRGGANGARIRLAPQRGWEVNDPDQLAQVLRVLEGVQQEFNASSGAKQVSLADLIVLGGAAAVERAAKEAGFEVEVPFTPGRVDAGEEHTDVESFEALEPTADGFRNYLGKGNRLPGEYLLLDKANLLTLSAPETTVLVGGLRVLGANHQGSQLGVLTKTPGVLTNDFFVNLLDLGTTWKATSEDQTTFEGRDAATGELKWAGSRVDLVFGSNSELRALAEVYASDDAKEKFVKDFVAAWDKVMNLDRFDLV from the coding sequence ATGACCGAGAACCACGACGCAGTCGTCACAGACCCGAAGACGGAGGGTGGAGGGGGCGGCTGCCCCGTCGCGCACGGGCGCGCCCTGCACCCGACGCAGGGCGGCGGCAACCGCCAGTGGTGGCCGGAGCGGCTCAACGTGAAGATCCTGGCCAAGAACCCGGCCGTGGCCAATCCCCTCGGTGAGGAGTTCGACTACGCCGAGGCGTTCAAGTCCCTCGACCTGCAGGCGGTGAAGCGGGACATCGCCGAGGTGCTGACCACGTCGCAGGACTGGTGGCCCGCCGACTTCGGCAACTACGGCCCGCTGATGATCCGCATGGCCTGGCACAGCGCGGGCACCTACCGCATCAGCGACGGCCGCGGCGGCGCCGGCGCCGGTCAGCAGCGCTTCGCCCCCCTCAACAGCTGGCCGGACAACGGCAACCTCGACAAGGCCCGCCGTCTGCTGTGGCCGGTCAAGAAGAAGTACGGCCAGAGCATCTCCTGGGCCGACCTCATGATCCTCACCGGCAACGTCGCCCTGGAGCAGATGGGATTCCAGCCCTTCGGCTTCGGTGGCGGCCGCGAGGACGTCTGGGAGCCGGAGGAGGACGTCTACTGGGGTCCCGAGACCACCTGGCTCGACGACCAGCGCTACACCGGCGACCGCGAGCTGGAGAACCCGCTCGGCGCGGTCCAGATGGGCCTGATCTACGTCAACCCGGAGGGCCCGAACGGCAACCCGGACCCGATCGCCGCGGCCCGCGACATCCGTGAGACGTTCCGCCGCATGGCGATGAACGACGAGGAGACCGTCGCCCTGATCGCCGGTGGTCACACCTTCGGCAAGACCCACGGTGCGGGCCCGGCGGACCACGTCGGCGCCGACCCCGAGGCCGCCTCCATGGAGGAGCAGGGCCTCGGCTGGAGGAGCACCTACGGCACCGGCAAGGGCGGGGACGCCATCACGTCCGGCCTGGAGGTCACCTGGACCGCCACGCCGACCCAGTGGAGCAACGGGTTCTTCAAGAACCTCTTCGAGTACGAGTACGAGCTCGAGCGGAGCCCGGCCGGCGCCCACCAGTGGGTGGCCAAGGACGCCGCGGAGATCATCCCCGACGCGCACGACCCGTCGAAGAGGCACCGCCCGCGGATGCTCACCACCGACCTGTCGCTGCGCTTCGACCCGATCTACGGGCCGATCTCCCGCCGGTTCTACGAGAACCCCGAGGAATTCGCGGACGCCTTCGCCCGCGCCTGGTACAAGCTCACCCACCGCGACATGGGCCCGAAGTCGCTGTACCTCGGCCCGGAGGTCCCGGAGGAGACCCTGCTGTGGCAGGACCCGCTGCCCCAGCGCGAGGGTGAGCTGATCGACGACGCGGACATCGCGACCCTGAAGACCAAGCTGCTCGACTCGGGTCTCACCGTGTCCCAGCTGGTCACCACCGCCTGGGCGTCCGCCTCCACCTTCCGCGGCAGCGACAAGCGCGGCGGCGCCAACGGCGCCCGCATCCGCCTCGCCCCGCAGCGCGGCTGGGAGGTCAACGACCCCGACCAGCTCGCCCAGGTGCTGCGCGTCCTGGAGGGCGTCCAGCAGGAGTTCAACGCCTCCTCCGGCGCCAAGCAGGTCTCCCTGGCCGACCTCATCGTCCTCGGCGGTGCCGCCGCCGTGGAGAGGGCGGCCAAGGAAGCCGGCTTCGAGGTCGAGGTGCCCTTCACCCCGGGCCGCGTGGACGCGGGCGAGGAGCACACCGACGTCGAGTCCTTCGAGGCGCTGGAGCCGACGGCGGACGGCTTCCGCAACTACCTGGGCAAGGGCAACCGCCTGCCGGGCGAGTACCTGCTGCTCGACAAGGCGAACCTGCTCACCCTGAGCGCCCCCGAGACGACCGTGCTCGTCGGCGGTCTGCGCGTCCTCGGCGCCAACCACCAGGGTTCGCAGCTCGGTGTCCTCACCAAGACGCCCGGCGTCCTCACCAACGACTTCTTCGTCAACCTGCTCGACCTGGGCACGACGTGGAAGGCGACCTCCGAGGACCAGACCACGTTCGAGGGCCGCGACGCCGCCACCGGCGAGCTGAAGTGGGCCGGCAGCCGGGTCGACCTCGTCTTCGGCTCCAACTCCGAGCTCCGCGCGCTCGCGGAGGTCTACGCCAGTGACGACGCCAAGGAGAAGTTCGTCAAGGACTTCGTCGCGGCATGGGACAAGGTCATGAACCTCGACCGGTTCGACCTCGTCTGA
- a CDS encoding SpoIIE family protein phosphatase, protein MPIRPDVPAPPGAAMLSPQWPPDADLFGPAPVIFASLSGPGHIVETANSAFFDIVCGGRRRTGVPIVELIPDTALQGVINRIREVYRTGVPYRTRDKRLVLGEPGAQQERIFDLTYEPRRDAVGRVDGVVVIAMDTTAYRDTQLLAAEQRALLEQIAREAPLQEILTGMARTIEDFSPGMLVSVLLVDADGRRLRHGTGPSLPDFYNEAIDGVPIGEGQGSCGTTAYRRAPVVCTDIATDPLWAEYRELAKRAGVGACWSTPILSTDGRLLGTFAMYHRTPKIPELKDLALGAAFTRVAALAIERHQAVAAGRAARQRESSAREDLAFVLEASTAIAREQHYANSLRRLAQLTVPSLAQLCAVYVADGGHHSRIASAAATRAHEPLLVAPEWCEAVDRAVARVLASGATETGFIELRPGTELGGRGAGYLCVPLTARGSTFGALALLAVDRDWDGHVVALAEELAGRAALSADNARQFTHRVRLAHELQAGLLPPKLPHVPGAALAASYHPAGEGLDVGGDFYDVFPLPGDRWAVMIGDVCGHGAVAATTTGMVRHTARAVARLLRDPVSVVAAINDALAEHTEGQDLFVSLVYGELRHTTGGQAVTLMRAGHVPPLVRRAGGTVERLVPPGLLLGLGLGGVGSPVRVDLHPGDGLVLVTDGITEARSPEGELFGEERLADTLTTVPPTAAALLESVTTAVAAFTHDTSRDDQAALVVTAV, encoded by the coding sequence ATGCCCATAAGGCCCGATGTCCCAGCACCGCCCGGCGCGGCCATGCTCTCCCCCCAGTGGCCGCCGGACGCGGACCTGTTCGGACCGGCCCCGGTGATCTTCGCCTCCCTCAGCGGTCCCGGGCACATCGTGGAGACCGCGAACTCGGCGTTCTTCGACATCGTCTGCGGCGGCCGGAGGCGGACCGGCGTGCCGATCGTCGAGCTGATTCCCGATACGGCTCTGCAGGGCGTGATCAACCGCATCCGAGAGGTGTACCGCACCGGCGTTCCCTACCGCACCCGGGACAAACGGCTTGTCCTCGGGGAGCCGGGGGCGCAGCAGGAGAGGATCTTCGACCTCACCTATGAGCCCCGGCGGGACGCCGTGGGCAGGGTCGACGGGGTCGTGGTGATCGCCATGGACACCACCGCCTACCGTGACACACAGCTGCTGGCGGCGGAGCAGCGCGCCCTGCTGGAGCAGATCGCGCGCGAGGCCCCGCTGCAGGAGATTCTCACCGGCATGGCCAGGACGATCGAGGACTTCTCCCCGGGCATGCTCGTCTCCGTGCTGCTCGTCGACGCCGACGGCCGGCGGCTGCGGCACGGCACCGGCCCGAGCCTGCCCGACTTCTACAACGAGGCGATCGACGGGGTCCCGATCGGCGAGGGCCAGGGATCCTGCGGCACCACCGCGTACCGGCGCGCCCCGGTGGTCTGTACCGACATCGCCACCGATCCGCTGTGGGCGGAGTACCGCGAGCTGGCGAAGCGGGCGGGGGTCGGGGCCTGCTGGTCCACCCCGATCCTGAGCACGGACGGCCGGCTGCTGGGCACGTTCGCCATGTACCACCGGACGCCGAAGATCCCGGAACTGAAGGACCTGGCCCTCGGCGCCGCCTTCACGCGCGTCGCGGCCCTGGCCATCGAGCGGCACCAGGCCGTGGCGGCGGGCCGAGCCGCGCGGCAGCGTGAGAGCTCGGCCCGCGAAGACCTCGCCTTCGTCCTGGAGGCGAGCACCGCCATCGCACGCGAACAGCACTACGCGAACAGCCTGCGGCGTCTGGCCCAGCTGACGGTCCCGAGCCTCGCGCAGCTGTGTGCCGTCTACGTGGCCGACGGCGGCCACCACAGCCGGATCGCCTCCGCGGCCGCGACCCGCGCGCACGAGCCGCTGCTCGTGGCACCGGAGTGGTGCGAGGCGGTGGATCGCGCGGTGGCCCGGGTGCTGGCCTCCGGCGCGACGGAGACCGGGTTCATCGAGCTCCGCCCCGGGACAGAGCTCGGCGGGCGCGGCGCCGGTTACCTCTGCGTACCGCTCACGGCCCGCGGATCCACCTTCGGCGCCCTGGCGCTGCTGGCCGTCGACCGGGACTGGGACGGCCACGTCGTGGCACTGGCCGAAGAACTCGCCGGCCGGGCGGCCCTGAGCGCGGACAACGCCCGCCAGTTCACGCACCGGGTGCGGCTCGCACATGAACTCCAGGCCGGGCTGCTGCCGCCGAAGCTGCCGCACGTGCCGGGCGCCGCTCTGGCGGCCTCCTACCATCCGGCCGGCGAGGGTCTCGACGTCGGCGGCGACTTCTACGACGTCTTCCCGCTGCCCGGCGACCGCTGGGCCGTCATGATCGGCGACGTGTGCGGTCACGGAGCGGTGGCCGCCACCACGACCGGTATGGTCCGGCACACGGCACGTGCGGTCGCCCGTCTGCTGCGCGACCCCGTGTCCGTGGTCGCCGCGATCAACGACGCCCTGGCCGAGCACACCGAGGGCCAGGACCTGTTCGTGTCGCTCGTCTACGGCGAGCTGCGGCACACCACCGGGGGACAGGCGGTGACCCTGATGCGCGCCGGCCACGTGCCGCCGCTCGTGCGCCGCGCAGGCGGCACCGTCGAACGGCTCGTGCCGCCCGGCCTGCTGCTGGGCCTCGGCCTGGGCGGTGTGGGATCACCTGTGCGCGTCGACCTGCACCCGGGCGACGGCCTGGTCCTCGTCACTGACGGCATCACCGAAGCGCGGTCCCCGGAGGGCGAGCTGTTCGGTGAGGAACGGCTGGCAGACACGCTGACCACGGTTCCGCCCACCGCCGCCGCCCTGCTGGAGTCCGTCACCACCGCCGTCGCCGCCTTCACGCACGACACCTCCCGGGACGACCAGGCCGCGCTGGTCGTGACCGCCGTATGA
- a CDS encoding purine-cytosine permease family protein — translation MTSTSAEPRMPSLEIRSIDYVPLDERHGKLWHLGPLWFMSNAQIATLAVGLISITEGGNLIWSLIAIVAGTVVGTFFMAFHSAQGPQLGLPQMIQSRPQFGYVGALLVWLFAYLQYAGFNVFNTILAGEALHTTVHGGVDLWVVVVTVVAFLVALVGYDVIHRAEQMLTYTFLVVFGIFTVGILVTLHYPPGSFDLGAFRWTPFLAQFGVVAGYQISWAIYVSDYSRYLPPDVTVRKTFYWTYFGSALGGIWLMVLGTLLAAWAGKDFDTIRSIDAAGDKVFSGFGAIVLLFAALGLVSVTALNMYGGSLTLISAIDSFRRVRPTLAVRLVTIGLTAALSLIGALSATSNFLQNFNNFLLLVLYLFIPWTAVNLMDYYVVRRGHYAIAEIFNPRGVYGRWGWHGIIAYLVGFAAMVPFFSVANLYVGPAAEALGGADISLFVGLPVAALLYWLLTRSIDVEAERRLAEAEAAELERAAHEHREP, via the coding sequence GTGACAAGCACATCAGCAGAGCCGCGGATGCCGAGCCTGGAGATCCGCTCCATCGACTACGTCCCACTCGACGAACGCCACGGCAAGCTGTGGCACCTCGGGCCGTTGTGGTTCATGTCGAACGCGCAGATCGCCACACTGGCGGTGGGCCTGATCAGCATCACCGAGGGTGGGAACCTCATCTGGTCGCTCATCGCGATCGTGGCGGGGACCGTCGTCGGCACCTTCTTCATGGCCTTCCACTCCGCCCAGGGCCCGCAACTGGGGCTGCCCCAGATGATCCAGTCGCGGCCCCAGTTCGGCTACGTCGGGGCCCTTCTGGTGTGGCTCTTCGCCTACCTGCAGTACGCCGGGTTCAACGTCTTCAACACCATCCTCGCCGGGGAGGCCCTGCACACCACGGTGCACGGAGGCGTCGACCTGTGGGTGGTCGTGGTCACCGTCGTCGCCTTCCTCGTGGCGCTGGTGGGCTACGACGTCATCCACCGGGCCGAGCAGATGCTGACGTACACGTTCCTGGTCGTCTTCGGGATCTTCACGGTGGGAATCCTGGTCACCCTGCACTACCCGCCGGGTTCCTTCGACCTCGGCGCCTTCCGGTGGACGCCGTTCCTCGCCCAGTTCGGCGTGGTGGCCGGCTACCAGATCAGCTGGGCCATCTACGTCTCGGACTACTCGCGGTACCTTCCGCCGGACGTGACGGTCCGCAAGACCTTCTACTGGACCTACTTCGGGTCGGCGCTCGGCGGCATCTGGCTGATGGTGCTCGGGACGCTGCTCGCCGCCTGGGCGGGCAAGGACTTCGACACCATCCGCTCGATCGACGCCGCGGGCGACAAGGTGTTCAGTGGATTCGGCGCGATCGTGCTGCTGTTTGCCGCGCTGGGGCTGGTGTCGGTCACCGCGCTGAACATGTACGGCGGGTCGCTGACGCTCATCAGCGCCATCGACTCCTTCAGGAGGGTGCGCCCGACGCTCGCCGTACGGCTGGTGACCATCGGACTGACCGCGGCGCTCTCCCTGATCGGCGCACTGTCCGCGACGTCCAACTTCCTTCAGAACTTCAACAACTTCCTGCTGCTGGTGCTCTACCTGTTCATCCCGTGGACCGCGGTCAACCTCATGGACTACTACGTGGTGCGCCGCGGCCACTACGCCATCGCCGAGATCTTCAATCCGCGCGGGGTCTACGGGCGCTGGGGGTGGCACGGCATCATCGCGTACCTGGTCGGGTTCGCCGCCATGGTGCCGTTCTTCTCCGTCGCGAACCTCTACGTCGGGCCCGCCGCCGAGGCGCTCGGCGGAGCCGACATCTCCCTCTTCGTCGGACTACCGGTCGCCGCGCTGCTGTACTGGCTGCTGACCCGGTCCATCGATGTGGAGGCCGAGCGGCGACTGGCCGAGGCGGAGGCCGCGGAACTGGAGCGAGCGGCACACGAGCACCGCGAACCGTAG
- a CDS encoding hemerythrin domain-containing protein, producing the protein MSDATMERKEAARLPEGDVVRVLLEQHARIRDLFDDVKSAQGEQKKQTFDELRALLAVHETAEELILRPTAKRTAGDAEAEARNHEEEEANKVLAELEKMDVTSAEFDGKLAAFEKAVIDHAEHEEREEFPAVRRGCDEEQLKGLGARLQMVEKVAPTHPHPTAAGSPAVQLLTGPFASMVDRVKDAITGSSGRT; encoded by the coding sequence GTGAGCGATGCGACGATGGAACGCAAGGAGGCGGCGAGGCTTCCGGAAGGCGACGTGGTCCGCGTCCTGCTGGAGCAGCACGCACGTATCCGAGACCTGTTCGACGACGTGAAGAGCGCGCAGGGCGAGCAGAAGAAGCAGACGTTCGACGAGCTGAGGGCGCTGCTGGCGGTGCACGAGACCGCGGAGGAACTGATCCTGCGCCCCACCGCGAAGAGGACGGCCGGTGACGCCGAGGCTGAGGCCCGCAACCACGAGGAGGAGGAAGCCAACAAGGTCCTCGCCGAGCTGGAGAAGATGGACGTCACCAGCGCCGAGTTCGACGGGAAGCTCGCCGCCTTCGAGAAGGCCGTCATCGATCACGCCGAGCACGAGGAGCGGGAGGAGTTCCCCGCGGTGCGGCGCGGTTGCGACGAGGAGCAGCTCAAGGGCCTCGGGGCGAGGCTGCAGATGGTCGAGAAGGTGGCACCGACTCATCCGCACCCCACCGCTGCGGGATCGCCCGCGGTCCAGTTGCTGACCGGTCCCTTCGCGTCCATGGTCGACCGGGTGAAGGACGCGATCACCGGATCGTCGGGCCGCACCTGA
- a CDS encoding MFS transporter: protein MAGRRALGRRFGWLWAAYAVSSYGTGLGFGAFSVLAVVVLHSGPTQVAALSAAGRAVGAVVAVPLGPWVEFRRKRPVMVAMDLTRFAALTSVPAAFALGRLTFAQLLVVSVVVAAANIAFNAAGGAYLKALVPPEDLLVANGRFESTMWSATVVGPPLGGAAIGMFGPVTTVVADAVSYLLSALGIRAIGGTEPRPARTGAPRLRAGDLLEGWRHILTHPALRPLFLNTIVVNGLIMASEPLLAVLLLGRLGFRPWQYGLAFAAPCVGGLVGSRLARRLVARFGQHKVMLTAGVLRACWPVGLAFVRPGVPGIVLVIAVQLGLVTCIGVFNPVLATYRLDHTGPDRVARTLTAWSVSSSAAIAALTALWGLLAAVTGARTAIAIAGILLLATPLLLPRRENAPGNAKKQAATLI from the coding sequence ATGGCGGGGAGACGGGCGCTGGGGCGGCGGTTCGGGTGGTTGTGGGCGGCGTATGCGGTCAGCTCGTACGGCACAGGGCTCGGGTTCGGCGCGTTTTCCGTGCTGGCGGTTGTCGTGCTGCACTCCGGGCCGACACAGGTGGCTGCGCTGTCCGCGGCGGGGCGGGCAGTGGGAGCCGTGGTGGCGGTGCCACTCGGTCCGTGGGTGGAGTTCCGGCGTAAACGGCCGGTCATGGTGGCGATGGACCTGACCCGGTTCGCGGCGTTGACGAGTGTCCCCGCCGCGTTCGCGCTGGGTCGGCTCACCTTCGCCCAACTGCTTGTCGTCTCCGTGGTGGTCGCCGCGGCCAACATCGCCTTCAACGCGGCCGGCGGGGCGTATCTGAAGGCGCTCGTGCCCCCGGAGGACCTGCTCGTCGCGAACGGCCGGTTCGAGTCCACGATGTGGAGCGCGACGGTGGTCGGACCGCCGCTCGGCGGGGCGGCGATCGGGATGTTCGGCCCGGTGACGACCGTGGTGGCCGATGCGGTCAGTTACCTGCTCTCGGCGCTGGGCATCCGCGCCATCGGCGGGACGGAACCGCGGCCCGCGCGGACCGGCGCGCCGCGGCTGCGCGCAGGCGATCTCCTCGAAGGATGGCGGCACATCCTCACCCACCCGGCGCTGCGCCCGCTGTTCCTCAACACGATCGTGGTCAACGGCCTGATCATGGCCTCCGAGCCGCTGCTCGCCGTGCTCCTGCTGGGCCGCCTCGGGTTCAGGCCCTGGCAGTACGGTCTCGCGTTCGCGGCCCCTTGCGTCGGTGGTCTCGTCGGCTCACGCCTGGCGCGCCGGCTCGTGGCGCGGTTCGGGCAGCACAAGGTGATGCTCACCGCGGGGGTGCTGCGTGCGTGCTGGCCTGTCGGACTGGCGTTCGTCCGGCCCGGTGTCCCCGGGATCGTCCTCGTCATCGCCGTCCAACTCGGCCTGGTCACCTGCATCGGCGTGTTCAACCCGGTGCTGGCCACCTACCGGCTCGACCACACCGGCCCCGACCGGGTCGCCCGTACCCTGACCGCGTGGTCGGTCAGCAGCAGCGCCGCCATCGCAGCCCTGACCGCTCTGTGGGGTCTGCTGGCCGCCGTCACCGGCGCCCGCACCGCGATCGCGATCGCCGGAATCCTCCTCCTCGCCACCCCCCTGCTGCTCCCGCGCCGCGAGAACGCGCCCGGGAACGCGAAGAAGCAGGCTGCCACCCTCATCTGA
- a CDS encoding hemerythrin domain-containing protein, translating to MGHGGNVINELMTDHREVEELFGRIEALPPGDKNRKVYADQAVMELVRHSVAEEAYLYPAVRQFLPDGDAVADKELEDHAKAEQIMKDLERHEADDPEFDRLIGMLMTEIRSHVADEEGNLFPRLGETASAEALDELGDKVRRAKQTAPTRPHPAAPDKPPANKLLAPGAGLVDRIRDALTGRGEKD from the coding sequence ATGGGCCATGGAGGTAACGTCATCAACGAGCTGATGACGGACCATCGGGAAGTGGAGGAGCTCTTCGGCCGGATCGAGGCACTGCCGCCCGGGGACAAGAACCGCAAGGTGTACGCCGATCAGGCCGTCATGGAACTCGTGCGTCACTCGGTGGCCGAGGAGGCCTATCTCTACCCGGCGGTGCGGCAGTTCCTGCCCGACGGTGACGCGGTGGCCGACAAGGAGCTCGAGGACCACGCCAAGGCCGAACAGATCATGAAGGATCTGGAGCGCCACGAGGCCGACGATCCCGAGTTCGACCGGCTCATCGGGATGCTCATGACCGAGATCCGGTCCCATGTGGCCGACGAGGAGGGGAACCTCTTCCCGAGGCTGGGCGAAACGGCTTCCGCCGAAGCCCTCGACGAGCTGGGCGACAAGGTCCGGCGGGCGAAGCAGACCGCGCCGACCCGCCCGCACCCCGCGGCCCCGGACAAGCCCCCGGCCAACAAGCTGCTCGCGCCCGGCGCCGGCCTGGTGGACCGTATCCGTGACGCGCTCACGGGGCGCGGAGAGAAGGACTGA
- a CDS encoding ANTAR domain-containing protein: MAFHAISKRHPPRLPAHLLSPADLATENERLHEENAQLRQAVTSHATIDQAMGAVVVLGRIAPEEAWRVLRDVSQHTNTKLRVVAEHILRFAQGDALPDPELNQLRQALSRYEIRSRADRPDR, from the coding sequence ATGGCGTTCCACGCGATATCCAAGCGGCACCCTCCACGCCTGCCCGCGCACCTGCTCTCCCCCGCCGACCTGGCGACGGAGAACGAGCGGCTGCACGAGGAGAACGCGCAGCTGCGGCAGGCGGTGACCTCCCATGCCACCATCGACCAGGCCATGGGGGCCGTGGTCGTGCTGGGACGGATCGCGCCGGAGGAGGCATGGCGCGTCCTGCGCGACGTCTCCCAGCACACCAACACCAAGCTGCGGGTCGTCGCCGAGCACATCCTGAGGTTCGCGCAGGGTGATGCCCTGCCCGACCCCGAGCTGAACCAGCTGCGGCAGGCGCTCAGCCGGTACGAGATCCGCTCCCGCGCCGACCGGCCCGACCGGTGA
- the ku gene encoding non-homologous end joining protein Ku, translating into MPRSIWSGAISFGLVTIPVNVVPATEDHSVRFHQYHLEDMGRVRVRKYCELEDREVPSEEIGKGYELSRERVVPVLDEELRELPLPTAKAIEIAAFVPAGSIDPLRIGEGYYLQASGTVAGKPYALLRKALERTSKVAVAKFAWHGRERLGLLRVRDEAIVLHAMRWPDEIRDPGELAPQQVRLSDDEITEAEHLIDRMTREDLQGPDFVDHYTEALEQVIEARREGQAPPEMPEPEAGPGKVLDLMTALQASVAQAKASRGEETEAEVHELPEKKADVGRAAKKEPAEKTAAKKTAGKKTTKKPAAKTAPKAGAQSAARKDTAQKKTAAKGAAAKKTAEKTAEKRTARRPRSA; encoded by the coding sequence ATGCCCCGGAGCATCTGGTCGGGAGCGATCAGCTTCGGTCTGGTCACGATTCCGGTCAACGTGGTGCCCGCGACCGAGGACCACAGTGTGCGCTTCCACCAGTACCACTTGGAGGACATGGGCCGGGTCCGGGTGCGCAAGTACTGCGAGCTGGAGGACCGTGAGGTCCCGTCCGAGGAGATCGGCAAGGGCTACGAGCTGTCCAGGGAGCGGGTCGTTCCCGTGCTCGACGAGGAGCTGCGTGAGCTCCCGTTGCCCACGGCGAAGGCCATCGAGATCGCCGCGTTCGTGCCGGCCGGGTCGATCGACCCGCTGCGCATCGGCGAGGGCTACTACCTGCAGGCGTCCGGCACGGTCGCCGGAAAGCCGTACGCGCTGCTCCGCAAGGCGCTGGAGCGGACGTCGAAGGTCGCGGTGGCGAAGTTCGCCTGGCACGGCCGGGAGAGGCTCGGGCTGCTGAGGGTGCGGGACGAGGCGATCGTGCTGCACGCGATGCGGTGGCCCGACGAGATCCGCGACCCGGGAGAGCTGGCTCCACAGCAGGTCCGGCTCTCCGACGACGAGATCACCGAGGCGGAACACCTGATCGACCGGATGACCCGTGAGGACCTCCAGGGCCCCGACTTCGTCGACCACTACACCGAAGCGCTCGAGCAGGTGATCGAGGCCCGGCGTGAGGGGCAGGCGCCGCCCGAGATGCCGGAGCCGGAGGCGGGGCCCGGCAAGGTGCTGGATCTGATGACCGCGCTCCAGGCGTCCGTGGCCCAGGCGAAGGCCTCCCGCGGCGAGGAGACGGAGGCCGAGGTCCACGAGCTGCCGGAGAAGAAGGCCGACGTCGGCAGGGCGGCGAAGAAGGAGCCCGCCGAGAAGACCGCGGCGAAGAAGACGGCCGGGAAGAAGACCACGAAGAAGCCCGCGGCGAAGACCGCCCCGAAGGCCGGGGCGCAGAGCGCCGCACGGAAGGACACCGCACAGAAGAAGACCGCGGCTAAGGGGGCCGCGGCGAAGAAGACGGCGGAGAAGACGGCGGAGAAGAGGACAGCCCGTCGGCCGCGCAGCGCCTAG